The Pseudomonas iranensis genome includes a window with the following:
- the recB gene encoding exodeoxyribonuclease V subunit beta, with product MSTKTPLALAFPLRGSQLIEASAGTGKTFTISALYLRLILGHGGEASGFARELLPPQILVVTFTDAATKELRERIRTRLAEAARFFRDEITAPDGLIAELREQFDPQQWPGCANRLDIAAQWMDEAAVSTIHSWCQRMLREHAFDSGSLFTQSLETDHSDLLGEVLRDYWRLFCYPMQGDALNWVRSNWGGPAALLPRVRGLFASERDTDEGKVPAELIAECLLERRAALVELKAPWRDWADELLALCHEGVASKTVDGRKMQARYFEPWFEKLKTWAEDEALEQLDIGTGFTRLTPEGMAEAWKGQAPSHPGLDAMSALKSSLDALPTPDAAVLQHAAKWVGARFEEEKRRRAEMGFDDMLLRLDAALQSEGGERLATLIREQFPVALIDEFQDTDPVQYRIFESIYRIEDNHPDTGLFLIGDPKQAIYAFRGADIYTYLRARQATTGRLHTLGTNFRSSHGMVTAVNHVFERAESREQGRGAFLFREKTGENPVPFLPVESQGRKETLRIAGQDVAALNVWLLPSDQPLSGAIYRQQMAAACASQITALLNGGQTGSAGFVQADDFRGLRPSDIAILVRDGKEAQAVRAELAARGVRSVYLSDKDSVFAAQEAHDLLAWLKACAEPDVERSLKAALACTTLNLPLIELERLNQDEMVWEARVMQFRGYRELWRKQGVLPMLRRLLHDFHLPQTLMQRSDGERVLTNLLHLSELMQQAAAELDGEQALIRHLAELLALSGQAGEEQILRLESDEQLVKVVTIHKSKGLEYPLVFLPFICSAKPVDGSRLPLHYHDAAGKAQISLKPTPELIALADDERLAEDLRLLYVALTRAQHACWLGVTDLKRGNNNSSVLHLSALGYLLGGGAALGESSELNRWLRDLQQDCAAIGIGEMPQPTDEHYQPPRNEAVLRATLRPKRKASENWWIASYSALRISDIMSIGSDEAPDSPQAQKLFDDERLDPDAPREIISGGADIHRFPRGPNPGTFLHGLLEWAGAEGFSVAREALEDAIARRCNLRGWQGWITTLTDWLQHSLKSPLPIAGGQPPVVLEQLKQYRVEMEFWFASHKVDVLKLDEQVRQHTHNGVARVAAEPVQLNGMFKGFIDLTFEHAGRYYVADYKSNWLGVDDQAYTVQAMEQSILDNRYDLQYVLYLLALHRQLKARLADYDYDRHVGGALYLFLRGTRAESRGVYFVRPPRELIERLDRMFQGKPEPKSEPAWEQGVLL from the coding sequence ATGAGTACCAAAACACCGTTGGCACTGGCCTTCCCGCTGCGCGGCAGTCAGTTGATCGAAGCAAGCGCAGGCACCGGCAAAACCTTCACGATTTCGGCACTTTATCTGCGGCTGATTCTCGGTCATGGCGGCGAGGCAAGCGGTTTCGCACGCGAACTGCTGCCGCCGCAGATCCTCGTAGTGACGTTTACCGACGCTGCCACCAAAGAGCTGCGTGAACGGATTCGGACACGCTTGGCTGAGGCCGCGCGATTCTTCCGCGATGAAATCACCGCCCCCGACGGACTGATTGCCGAGTTGCGCGAACAGTTCGATCCGCAGCAATGGCCGGGCTGCGCCAACCGCCTCGATATTGCCGCGCAGTGGATGGACGAAGCCGCCGTCTCGACCATTCACAGCTGGTGTCAGCGCATGCTGCGCGAGCATGCGTTCGACAGCGGCAGCCTGTTCACGCAATCCCTGGAAACCGATCACAGCGATTTGCTTGGCGAAGTGTTGCGCGATTACTGGCGACTGTTCTGCTACCCGATGCAGGGCGATGCGCTGAACTGGGTGCGCAGCAATTGGGGTGGCCCCGCAGCATTGTTGCCTCGGGTACGAGGCTTGTTCGCCAGCGAGCGTGACACCGATGAAGGCAAGGTGCCTGCGGAGCTGATCGCCGAGTGTTTACTGGAGCGGCGAGCAGCATTGGTCGAACTGAAAGCGCCTTGGCGTGATTGGGCAGACGAACTGCTCGCGCTCTGCCATGAAGGCGTCGCCAGCAAAACCGTCGATGGCCGCAAGATGCAGGCGCGTTATTTCGAACCCTGGTTCGAGAAACTCAAGACCTGGGCCGAAGACGAGGCGCTTGAGCAACTGGACATTGGCACCGGCTTCACCCGTCTGACACCCGAAGGCATGGCCGAGGCCTGGAAAGGCCAGGCCCCGAGTCATCCGGGGCTGGACGCCATGTCCGCACTCAAATCGAGCCTCGACGCATTGCCGACGCCCGATGCCGCTGTTCTGCAACACGCTGCCAAGTGGGTCGGTGCACGCTTCGAAGAAGAGAAGCGTCGCCGCGCAGAAATGGGATTCGACGACATGCTGTTGCGTCTGGATGCCGCGCTGCAATCGGAGGGCGGCGAGCGTCTGGCGACGCTAATTCGCGAGCAGTTCCCGGTCGCGCTGATCGACGAATTCCAGGACACCGATCCGGTGCAATACCGCATCTTCGAAAGCATCTACCGCATCGAAGACAATCACCCTGACACCGGCCTGTTCCTGATCGGCGATCCCAAACAGGCGATCTACGCCTTTCGCGGTGCCGACATCTACACCTACCTGCGCGCACGTCAGGCCACCACCGGCCGTTTGCATACGCTCGGCACCAACTTCCGCTCCAGCCACGGTATGGTGACAGCGGTCAATCACGTATTCGAACGCGCCGAGTCTCGAGAACAGGGACGCGGCGCGTTTTTGTTTCGCGAGAAAACCGGCGAAAACCCGGTACCGTTCCTTCCGGTCGAGTCTCAGGGACGCAAGGAAACGCTGCGGATTGCCGGGCAAGACGTCGCGGCACTGAATGTCTGGCTACTGCCCAGCGATCAGCCACTGTCCGGCGCGATCTATCGTCAGCAAATGGCCGCCGCCTGCGCGAGCCAGATCACCGCACTGCTCAATGGCGGGCAAACCGGTAGCGCTGGTTTCGTTCAGGCGGACGACTTCCGAGGTTTGCGTCCTTCGGATATCGCGATCCTCGTCCGCGACGGTAAAGAGGCCCAGGCCGTACGCGCCGAACTCGCCGCCAGAGGGGTGCGCAGTGTTTATCTGTCGGACAAGGATTCGGTGTTCGCCGCGCAAGAGGCGCACGACCTGCTGGCGTGGCTAAAGGCTTGCGCCGAACCCGATGTCGAACGCTCGCTCAAGGCTGCGCTGGCCTGCACCACCCTTAACCTGCCGCTGATCGAGCTGGAGCGCCTGAACCAGGATGAAATGGTCTGGGAAGCCCGGGTCATGCAGTTCCGCGGCTATCGCGAGCTCTGGCGCAAACAGGGCGTGTTACCGATGTTGCGCCGCCTGCTTCACGATTTCCATTTGCCGCAGACGCTGATGCAGCGCAGTGACGGCGAGCGCGTGCTGACCAACCTTTTGCACCTCTCGGAACTGATGCAGCAAGCCGCCGCTGAACTGGACGGCGAGCAAGCATTGATCCGCCATCTGGCCGAGCTGCTGGCACTGTCCGGTCAGGCCGGTGAAGAGCAGATTCTGCGTCTGGAAAGCGACGAGCAACTGGTCAAAGTGGTGACCATCCACAAATCCAAGGGTCTGGAATATCCGCTGGTGTTCCTGCCATTCATTTGCTCGGCGAAACCGGTGGATGGCAGCCGTTTGCCGCTGCATTACCACGACGCTGCGGGCAAGGCGCAGATCAGCCTCAAGCCGACCCCCGAGTTGATCGCCCTGGCTGACGATGAGCGTCTGGCCGAAGATCTGCGTCTTCTGTATGTCGCATTAACGCGCGCGCAGCATGCCTGCTGGCTGGGCGTCACCGATCTCAAGCGCGGCAATAACAACAGCTCGGTGTTGCACCTGTCTGCGCTGGGTTACTTACTCGGTGGCGGTGCCGCTTTGGGCGAGTCCAGCGAATTGAATCGCTGGCTGCGCGATCTGCAGCAAGACTGCGCGGCGATTGGCATCGGCGAAATGCCTCAGCCCACTGATGAGCATTACCAGCCGCCGCGCAATGAAGCGGTGCTACGAGCGACGCTACGGCCCAAGCGCAAAGCCAGTGAAAACTGGTGGATCGCGTCGTACAGCGCCCTGCGCATCAGCGACATAATGAGCATCGGCAGCGATGAAGCACCGGACAGTCCGCAGGCACAAAAGCTCTTCGACGACGAGCGCCTCGACCCCGACGCACCCCGCGAAATCATCAGCGGTGGCGCCGATATCCACCGTTTTCCCCGTGGCCCCAATCCCGGCACCTTTCTGCATGGCTTGCTCGAATGGGCGGGCGCTGAAGGTTTTTCGGTTGCCCGCGAAGCATTGGAAGATGCGATTGCCCGGCGTTGCAACCTGCGCGGCTGGCAAGGCTGGATTACCACGCTGACTGACTGGCTGCAGCATTCGCTCAAGTCGCCGTTGCCGATCGCGGGCGGGCAACCGCCGGTGGTTCTTGAGCAACTGAAGCAATACCGCGTCGAGATGGAGTTCTGGTTCGCCAGCCACAAAGTCGACGTGCTCAAGCTCGATGAACAGGTGCGCCAGCACACCCACAATGGCGTCGCTCGTGTTGCGGCAGAACCGGTGCAACTCAACGGCATGTTCAAGGGCTTTATCGACCTGACCTTCGAGCACGCTGGCCGTTATTACGTCGCCGATTACAAATCCAACTGGCTCGGCGTGGATGATCAGGCCTACACCGTGCAGGCCATGGAGCAGTCGATCCTCGATAACCGTTACGACCTGCAATACGTGCTGTATCTGCTGGCACTGCATCGCCAGTTGAAGGCGCGGCTGGCGGATTACGATTACGACCGCCATGTCGGCGGGGCGCTTTATCTGTTTCTGCGCGGAACGCGTGCGGAAAGTCGCGGCGTGTACTTCGTGCGGCCACCACGGGAATTGATCGAACGCCTCGACCGGATGTTCCAGGGCAAACCCGAACCCAAGTCCGAGCCCGCCTGGGAACAGGGAGTCCTGCTATGA
- the recD gene encoding exodeoxyribonuclease V subunit alpha: MSRTFADLLPTPLEADSLSKLSPLTRADDLLLLLSRWVERGWLRALDRAFVAFLHELEPETDPLVLLAAALTSHQLGHGHVCLDLFETLKAPDFALSLPPEGDVQGGVLLLPSQLLETLDGAHWCKVLASSSLVALAADASEPAQTRPLVLSSKRLYLRRYWTYERRIDAALRQRLMQQEPTPDDLPPRLNELFGGAESADVIDWQKLACAIATRSAFSIITGGPGTGKTTTVVRLLALLQAPAVEAGHPLRIRLAAPTGKAAARLTESISQQVQSLQVAEAVRAAIPSDVTTVHRLLGSRPGTRHFRHHAGNRLPLDVLVVDEASMIDLEMMANLLDAMPAHARLVLLGDKDQLASVEAGAVLGDLCRDAEGGWYSPQTRQWLESVSGESLQGSGMHEDRDGTHPLAQQVVMLRHSRRFGEGSGIGQLARRVNQQLADEARQLLAAGSYGDVYSLPLKGEHDQKLERLLLEGHGNGPQGYRHYLRVLRDQRPPSTRPLEHADWTDWAREVLQAFDTFQLLCAVRKGPWGVEGLNQRITAALLKARLIESDQQWYEGRPVLMTRNDYGLGLMNGDIGIALKLPEREGAEIGKTVLRVAFPRNDGEGGVRFVLPSRLNDVETVYAMTVHKSQGSEFAHTALILPDALNPVLTKELIYTGITRARHWFTLIEPRAGVFEEAVQRKVKRLSGLMLELEEGTEPQG; this comes from the coding sequence ATGAGCCGCACATTCGCCGATCTGCTGCCGACACCGCTGGAAGCGGACAGCCTGTCGAAACTCTCGCCGCTGACCCGCGCCGATGATTTGCTGTTGTTGCTGAGCCGTTGGGTCGAGCGCGGCTGGCTGCGCGCGCTGGACCGCGCCTTTGTCGCTTTCCTGCATGAACTCGAGCCCGAGACCGATCCGCTGGTGCTGCTGGCGGCGGCGTTGACCAGTCACCAGCTCGGCCATGGTCACGTGTGTCTGGATTTGTTTGAAACCCTCAAGGCGCCGGATTTTGCCCTGTCATTGCCGCCCGAAGGCGATGTGCAGGGCGGTGTGTTGTTGCTGCCCTCGCAATTGCTCGAAACGCTCGATGGAGCCCATTGGTGCAAAGTGCTGGCAAGCAGCTCGCTGGTCGCGCTGGCCGCCGATGCCAGTGAACCAGCGCAGACACGTCCGTTGGTGCTGTCCTCGAAACGCCTGTACTTGCGCCGCTACTGGACCTACGAACGCCGCATCGATGCAGCGTTGCGCCAACGCTTGATGCAACAGGAGCCGACGCCGGATGATCTGCCGCCGCGTCTGAACGAATTGTTCGGCGGCGCGGAATCCGCAGATGTCATCGATTGGCAAAAACTCGCCTGCGCCATCGCTACGCGCAGCGCCTTCAGCATCATCACTGGCGGCCCGGGCACCGGGAAAACCACCACGGTGGTGCGCTTGCTCGCGTTGCTGCAGGCACCGGCCGTCGAGGCTGGCCATCCGCTGCGCATTCGTCTGGCGGCACCGACCGGCAAGGCCGCTGCACGTTTGACCGAGTCGATCAGCCAGCAAGTGCAATCACTGCAAGTCGCCGAAGCTGTGCGCGCGGCGATCCCCAGCGATGTGACCACCGTGCACCGTCTGCTCGGCAGTCGACCGGGCACCCGGCATTTCCGTCACCATGCCGGCAACCGCCTGCCGCTGGATGTGCTGGTGGTCGACGAAGCTTCGATGATCGACCTGGAAATGATGGCCAACTTGCTCGACGCCATGCCGGCCCATGCGCGGCTGGTACTGTTGGGCGACAAGGATCAACTGGCCTCGGTCGAGGCCGGTGCGGTGTTGGGCGATCTGTGCCGTGACGCCGAGGGCGGTTGGTACAGCCCGCAGACGCGGCAATGGCTGGAGTCGGTCAGTGGCGAGTCGTTGCAGGGCAGCGGTATGCATGAGGACCGCGACGGCACCCATCCGCTGGCGCAGCAAGTGGTGATGCTGCGGCACTCGCGCCGTTTCGGCGAGGGCAGTGGCATTGGTCAGCTCGCGCGCCGGGTCAATCAGCAATTGGCCGATGAAGCGCGGCAGTTGCTCGCGGCCGGCAGCTACGGCGACGTGTATTCGCTGCCGCTCAAAGGCGAACATGATCAGAAGCTCGAACGCCTGTTGCTCGAAGGTCACGGCAACGGCCCGCAAGGTTATCGCCATTACTTGCGCGTACTGCGCGATCAGCGTCCACCGTCGACGCGGCCTCTTGAGCATGCGGACTGGACGGATTGGGCGCGGGAAGTCTTGCAGGCGTTCGATACGTTCCAGTTGTTGTGTGCCGTGCGCAAAGGGCCGTGGGGCGTTGAAGGTCTGAACCAGCGCATCACCGCTGCGTTGCTCAAGGCGCGTCTGATCGAGAGCGATCAGCAGTGGTATGAAGGTCGGCCGGTGCTGATGACTCGTAACGACTATGGTCTGGGCCTGATGAACGGCGACATCGGCATCGCCCTGAAACTGCCCGAGCGTGAAGGCGCAGAGATCGGCAAAACCGTTCTGCGTGTGGCCTTCCCGCGTAACGATGGAGAGGGCGGCGTGCGCTTCGTGTTGCCGAGTCGGCTCAATGATGTCGAAACCGTGTACGCCATGACGGTGCACAAGTCCCAGGGTTCTGAGTTCGCCCATACGGCGCTGATCCTGCCGGATGCGTTGAACCCCGTGCTGACCAAAGAACTGATCTACACCGGAATTACTCGCGCCCGGCACTGGTTCACCTTGATCGAGCCACGTGCCGGCGTGTTTGAGGAAGCGGTGCAGCGCAAGGTCAAGCGTCTGAGCGGGCTGATGCTGGAACTGGAAGAGGGCACCGAGCCTCAGGGATGA
- a CDS encoding YfiR family protein, producing MKVAVWATQRVVACQHALLIVLLWLFTGSAIAQAQTGPAEQRAKAVTQVVLGILSYARWPVEPAQLRLCIVGPTEYTDDLVKGTTQATGRPVAVRRLLADNPGIVSECDAVYIGKLTADERSRLFASLIGHPVLSISEADDQCTVGSLFCLRVGDEQVSFEVNLDSVARSGVRIHPSVLQLSRRKAAAP from the coding sequence ATGAAGGTGGCCGTCTGGGCGACACAGCGTGTGGTGGCCTGCCAGCACGCATTGCTGATCGTTTTGCTCTGGTTGTTCACGGGCAGCGCCATCGCCCAAGCGCAAACCGGGCCGGCCGAGCAACGGGCCAAAGCGGTCACGCAAGTGGTGCTTGGCATCCTCAGTTATGCACGCTGGCCGGTGGAACCGGCGCAATTGCGCCTGTGCATCGTCGGCCCCACCGAATACACCGATGACCTGGTCAAAGGCACCACCCAAGCCACGGGTCGGCCGGTGGCTGTGCGGCGTCTGCTAGCGGACAACCCGGGCATCGTCAGCGAATGCGATGCGGTGTACATCGGCAAGCTCACCGCCGATGAACGCAGTCGTCTGTTTGCATCGTTGATCGGGCACCCGGTGCTGAGCATCAGCGAAGCGGACGATCAATGCACCGTCGGCAGTCTGTTCTGCCTGCGCGTTGGCGATGAACAAGTGTCGTTCGAGGTCAATCTCGACTCCGTGGCTCGCAGTGGTGTGCGCATACACCCCAGCGTGTTGCAGTTGTCCCGTCGCAAAGCGGCGGCGCCATGA
- a CDS encoding diguanylate cyclase domain-containing protein yields MKLFSWKARPTLGSVIGRGHLIVALVAVAMASVSLTLLGVLALRVYADHNLHLIARSISYTVEAAVVFNDKAAATEALAIIASTEEVADARVLDAQGQLIAQWQRVETGLFYELEIQITRALLEKPVSLPIEHQDREIGRVLLIGHGGSLMRFLLSGLAGIVLCTAISAWVALYLARRQLRAIIGPLHSLAAVAHAARSERALDRRVPPAQIAELDNLGNDFNALLGELESWQTHLQNENETLAHQATHDSLTGLPNRAFFEGRLMRALRNGKKHDERVAVLFLDSDRFKGINDNFGHASGDAVLVAIANRVRAQLREDDLVARLGGDEFAVLLAPLHTLEDAELIADKILASMDMPITLPGDSSVVTSLSIGIAVYPDHGATPGALLNAADAAMYQAKRLSRGAQFTAGSERPVDSVHTRS; encoded by the coding sequence ATGAAGCTGTTCAGTTGGAAGGCTCGTCCCACCCTGGGCTCGGTTATCGGCCGTGGGCATTTGATTGTCGCGCTGGTGGCGGTGGCAATGGCCAGTGTTTCGCTGACCTTGCTGGGCGTGCTCGCGCTGCGGGTGTATGCCGACCACAACCTGCACTTGATCGCCCGTTCGATCAGCTACACCGTCGAAGCAGCGGTGGTGTTCAACGACAAAGCGGCGGCAACCGAGGCGTTGGCGATCATCGCTTCCACCGAGGAAGTGGCAGATGCCCGAGTGCTCGACGCGCAGGGCCAATTGATCGCGCAATGGCAGCGCGTCGAGACCGGCTTGTTCTACGAGCTGGAAATACAGATCACCCGCGCTCTTCTGGAAAAACCGGTCAGCCTGCCGATCGAGCATCAGGACCGCGAAATCGGTCGGGTCCTGCTCATCGGTCACGGCGGCAGCCTGATGCGCTTCCTGCTCAGCGGCCTGGCCGGGATTGTGCTCTGCACCGCGATCAGCGCCTGGGTCGCGCTTTATCTGGCGCGACGGCAACTGCGCGCGATCATCGGCCCGCTGCACAGCCTCGCCGCCGTCGCCCACGCCGCCCGTAGCGAACGAGCGCTGGATCGGCGCGTGCCGCCGGCGCAAATCGCTGAACTGGATAATCTGGGCAACGACTTCAATGCCTTGCTCGGCGAACTCGAGTCGTGGCAAACCCACCTGCAAAACGAAAACGAAACTCTCGCTCACCAAGCGACCCACGACAGCCTCACCGGGTTGCCCAACCGCGCGTTTTTCGAAGGCCGCTTGATGCGCGCCTTGCGCAACGGCAAAAAACACGATGAGCGGGTCGCCGTGCTGTTTCTCGACAGCGACCGCTTCAAAGGCATCAACGATAACTTCGGCCACGCCTCGGGCGACGCAGTGCTGGTGGCGATCGCCAATCGCGTGCGAGCGCAATTGCGCGAGGATGATCTGGTCGCGCGGCTGGGCGGCGACGAGTTCGCCGTGCTGCTCGCGCCGCTGCACACGCTCGAAGATGCTGAGCTCATCGCTGACAAGATTCTCGCAAGCATGGACATGCCGATCACCCTGCCCGGCGACAGCAGTGTAGTGACCTCGCTGAGTATCGGCATCGCCGTTTACCCCGATCATGGCGCCACGCCGGGTGCCTTGCTCAATGCAGCCGACGCGGCGATGTATCAGGCCAAGCGCCTGTCGCGTGGCGCGCAATTCACCGCCGGGTCGGAGCGCCCGGTCGATTCCGTTCACACCAGGAGCTGA
- a CDS encoding OmpA family protein: MAALTLSGCQTAPQKGLTPAQVAVLKQQGFELTDDGWEFGLSGKVLFGSDVESLNAASTEIVERIGKALLGVGIERVRVDGHTDASGKETYNRQLSLRRAKSVANVLGTVGMKQENIQLQGLGSSEPVASNDTVAGRTENRRVSIVVSAD; encoded by the coding sequence ATGGCCGCGCTGACCCTGAGCGGTTGCCAGACCGCCCCGCAAAAAGGCCTGACACCGGCGCAGGTTGCCGTGCTCAAACAGCAGGGTTTCGAATTGACCGACGACGGTTGGGAGTTCGGCCTGTCGGGCAAAGTGTTGTTTGGCAGCGATGTTGAAAGCCTGAACGCAGCCAGCACGGAAATCGTCGAACGCATCGGCAAGGCGCTGCTCGGCGTGGGCATCGAGCGGGTGCGGGTCGATGGCCACACCGATGCATCGGGCAAGGAAACCTACAATCGGCAACTGTCGCTGCGCCGGGCCAAGAGCGTCGCCAACGTCCTCGGCACGGTCGGCATGAAGCAGGAGAACATCCAGCTGCAAGGCCTCGGCAGCAGCGAACCGGTGGCCTCCAACGACACCGTGGCAGGGCGCACGGAAAATCGCCGGGTGTCGATAGTGGTCAGCGCCGACTAA
- a CDS encoding tyrosine-type recombinase/integrase, with product MSTLEARSAVSTTVTSFTFPLKPTTRLAKPYYYRRNGIYYMRLRGTGSTTDLASVSLKTSNRRVAMDAAEQLSGFVRAFHLENPDAAWNELKEHFRVVSSELFAAGRDGDVTQVWGGLHDSHSGFVGGSTRLMKSVADAPVSLSVLAPAITFETLSGLYLADRGQDQKASTLKETKICHGTISAALGALDMRTHSRADLVTLRDRLADGRMPSTVNKLLIKLSAVLAWSVENGHISKSYDKKLKLTKGLESKRKAFTQDQVGILVAYSNTLPETSWKRWLLSLGAITGGRLNEISQLAVGDVQTLASGITAIHINEAGEGKSIKNKRSERLVPLTDGAYGFDLAAFLRYVESRKTDQGEPSHSVKLAQIGYKTAGDWANRQAIPESLGNDHKAGLTFHSLRHSLATLMQVRGVPTTHAQAVMGHASGTVTYDTYGAGVPVEVIASMLKSLLCPVHSH from the coding sequence ATGAGTACCCTTGAAGCTCGATCTGCTGTATCAACCACTGTTACAAGTTTTACGTTTCCCTTGAAGCCGACCACAAGGTTGGCTAAGCCGTATTACTACCGTCGCAACGGTATTTACTACATGCGTCTCAGGGGTACAGGTAGCACCACTGACCTCGCTTCGGTTTCCCTGAAGACCAGCAACAGAAGGGTGGCTATGGATGCCGCAGAGCAGCTCTCGGGCTTTGTCAGGGCTTTTCACTTGGAGAACCCAGACGCCGCTTGGAACGAGCTGAAGGAACATTTCCGTGTTGTCTCGTCTGAGCTGTTTGCGGCTGGACGTGATGGTGACGTTACGCAGGTGTGGGGCGGATTGCATGATAGCCACTCTGGCTTTGTGGGCGGTTCTACACGACTCATGAAGTCTGTAGCGGACGCTCCGGTATCTCTATCAGTATTGGCCCCAGCTATAACCTTTGAGACTCTCTCGGGGCTCTACTTGGCCGACCGTGGGCAAGATCAGAAAGCATCGACCTTGAAGGAAACCAAGATTTGCCATGGGACAATCTCTGCGGCTCTCGGTGCTTTGGACATGCGGACGCATTCAAGAGCTGACCTCGTTACTCTGCGTGATCGTCTTGCAGATGGTCGCATGCCTTCAACGGTCAATAAGCTGCTTATTAAGCTGTCAGCAGTCCTCGCATGGTCAGTTGAAAATGGTCACATCTCAAAGTCTTACGACAAGAAGCTGAAGCTCACCAAAGGTCTTGAGTCGAAGCGTAAGGCGTTCACACAGGATCAGGTAGGTATTCTTGTGGCTTACTCCAACACGCTGCCTGAGACCTCATGGAAACGCTGGCTGTTGAGCCTCGGGGCTATCACTGGTGGGCGTCTGAATGAAATCTCACAGTTGGCGGTCGGCGATGTTCAAACTCTTGCATCAGGTATCACAGCCATTCACATCAACGAAGCAGGCGAAGGGAAGTCAATCAAGAACAAGCGTAGTGAGCGTCTGGTGCCACTGACTGATGGTGCCTACGGATTCGACCTTGCAGCATTTCTACGTTATGTCGAATCCCGCAAAACTGACCAAGGTGAGCCATCACATTCCGTGAAGCTTGCACAGATTGGGTACAAGACAGCGGGAGATTGGGCTAACCGTCAGGCTATCCCAGAGTCTCTGGGAAACGATCATAAGGCGGGGCTGACATTCCACTCTCTGCGTCACTCATTGGCCACTCTTATGCAGGTGAGGGGTGTTCCTACAACCCACGCTCAGGCTGTCATGGGACATGCCTCGGGCACTGTTACCTATGATACATATGGGGCCGGGGTTCCTGTCGAAGTCATTGCGAGTATGTTGAAATCGCTACTGTGTCCAGTGCACTCACATTGA